A region from the Coturnix japonica isolate 7356 chromosome 28, Coturnix japonica 2.1, whole genome shotgun sequence genome encodes:
- the GRIN3B gene encoding glutamate receptor ionotropic, NMDA 3B isoform X2, with translation MEGLRALWLLAAALGAAGGHPHPCRGPTRPGPAVRLGALLPSSSPGPVRAALSEGGPGGGPGGGLGAVLPYNRSLEVVAGGPAVRDPVSLLRWLCGALLGRGVAAVLAVPRSRRELLQIDFFAAALRVPFVSVVGSGRAPPFRAQSPFHFHMDRQSSLETLAEVLASILQAHEWREATLLLCRPWDVTAFLHHAQLSLHTVLDLRCLHEPRAERCLRQHREHLGALSGPALVLGCDLRRARRLFRAAERAGLRAQEVRWVLGSPLHAAELQGEGLPMGLLAFGEVGAAPLEAFVRDAVELVTRAVGSAAAVRPDLVLNPPMMNCNDGSGDGTESSGSFLSRFLSNTSFHGQTGLVRVQDGTRVQTEQQYRVWSLQRDLQGQPAWVTVGTWQHGKLRLEEGAWHSHLQHKALHEGNGGTRARLRVVTLVEHPFVFTREVDEDGSCPAGQLCLDPGTNDSAVLDALFEELSSENGSVPREYKKCCYGYCIDLLERLAEDVPFDFELYIVGDGKYGAWKNGRWTGLVGDLLSGTAHMAVTSFSINSARSKVIDFTSPFFSTSLGILVRTKDTASPIGAFMWPLHWTTWVGIFVALHMTALFLTLYEWKSPYGMTPHGRNRMKIFSYSSALNLCYAILFGRTVSSKTPKCCTGRFLMNLWAIFCLLVLSSYTANLAAVMVGEKTFEELSGIHDPKLHHPSQGFRFGTVWESSAEEYIKKSFPEMHGHMWRYNVPTTPDGVTMLKTEPPKLNAFIMDKSLLDYEVSIDSDCKLLTVGKPFAIEGYGIGLPQHSPLTSKLSEFISRYKSAGFMDLLHDKWYRMVPCGKRVFAVTETLQMGIYHFSGLFVLLCIGLGGALLTSLGEHAFYRLILPRIRRQKRFSYWLHTSQKIHRALNMGTEEQRRPKLSLERRQSPQQNPAAGRKETRRVRFQLDPTEGPPEPPSNGLVQGERAGGESELRELEEKIEVMREQLRAALLRKSELVSVLGTTRSLGAEQRQEDSCTVTTAEHS, from the exons ATGGAGGGGCTGCGGGCGCTGTGGCTGCTGGCGGCCGCtctgggggctgcggggggacACCCGCATCCCTGCCGCGGTCcgacccggcccggccccgctgtGCGCTTAGGAGCGctgcttccctcctcctcccccggCCCCGTCCGCGCTGCGTTGTCCGAGGGGGGTCCCGGGGGGGGTCCCGGGGGGGGTCTCGGGGCGGTGCTGCCGTACAACCGCAGCCTGGAGGTGGTGGCGGGCGGTCCTGCTGTGCGGGACCCGGTGTCGCTGTTGCGGTGGCTGTGCGGGGCGCTGCTGGGGCGCGGGGTGGCTGCGGTGTTGGCCGTGCCCCGATCCCGTCGTGAGCTGCTCCAGATCGATTTCTTCGCCGCTGCTCTGCGCGTTCCCTTCGTCAGCGTCGTCGGGAGCGGCCGCGCTCCGCCGTTCCGAGCTCAG AGCCCCTTCCACTTCCACATGGACCGGCAGAGCTCACTGGAGACACTGGCAGAGGTGCTGGCGAGCATCCTGCAGGCCCACGAGTGGCGCGAGGCCACGCTGCTGCTGTGCCGCCCCTGGGATGTCACCGCTTTCCTCCACCACgcacagctctccctgcacaCTGTGCTGGACCTCCGCTGCCTGCATGAACCCAGGGCTGAGCGGTGCCTGCGGCAGCACCGGGAGCACCTTGGAGCCCTCTCCGGCCCCGCgctggtgctgggctgtgaCTTGAGGCGCGCACGGAGGCTCTTCAGGGCAGCAGAGcgtgcggggctgcgggcgcAGGAGGTGCGCTGGGTGCTGGGCTCCCCACTGCACGCTGCCGAGCTGCAGGGCGAGGGGCTGCCCATGGGGCTGCTGGCCTTtggggaggtgggagctgcACCGTTGGAGGCCTTTGTGCGTGATGCAGTGGAGCTGGTGACCCGCGCTGTGGGCAGCGCCGCCGCTGTGCGCCCCGACCTCGTGCTCAACCCCCCCATGATGAACTGCAATGACGGCAGCGGGGACGGCACCGAGTCCTCAGGGAGCTTCTTGTCCCG GTTCCTATCCAACACCTCCTTCCATGGGCAGACGGGGTTGGTACGGGTGCAGGATGGGACGCGGGTGCAGACGGAGCAGCAGTACCGTGTGTGGAGCCTCCAGCGTGACCTGCAAGGACAGCCTGCCTGGGTGACAGTGGGCACGTGGCAGCACGGCAAGCTGCGGCTGGAGGAGGGCGCGTGGCACAGCCACCTCCAGCATAAAGCCCTACACGAGGGGAACGGCGGCACGCGTGCGCGGCTGCGGGTGGTGACGCTGGTGGAGCATCCCTTTGTCTTCACACGGGAGGTGGATGAGGATGGAAGCTGCCCCGCTGGGCAGCTCTGTTTGGATCCCGGCACCAACGACTCGGCTGTGCTGGATGCGCTGTTtgaggagctgagctctgagaATGGGTCTGTGCCGCGGGAGTACAAGAAGTGCTGCTATGGGTATTGCATCGACCTGCTGGAGCGGCTGGCTGAGGATGTGCCCTTCGACTTTGAGCTCTACATTGTGGGAGATGGGAAATATGGAGCGTGGAAGAACGGGCGCTGGACGGGGCTGGTGGGGGACCTGCTCAGCGGCACGGCCCACATGGCCGTCACCTCCTTCAGCATCAACTCAGCACGCAGCAAAGTCATCGACTTCACCAGCCCCTTCTTCTCCACCAGCTTGGGCATCCTGGTGAGGACCAAGGACACGGCGTCGCCCATCGGGGCCTTCATGTGGCCCTTGCATTGGACCACATGGGTGGGCATCTTCGTGGCCCTGCACATGACCGCACTCTTCCTCACCCTTTACGAGTGGAAGAGCCCCTATGGAATGACCCCCCACGGCCGCAACCGCATGAAGATCTTCTCCTACTCCTCAGCCCTCAATCTCTGCTATGCCATCCTCTTTGGGCGCACCGTCTCCAGCAAGACTCCCAAATGCTGCACCGGCCGCTTCCTTATGAACCTCTGGGCCATCTTCTGCCTCCTGGTGCTCTCCAGCTACACGGCCAACCTGGCAGCTGTCATGGTGGGAGAGAAGACTTTTGAGGAGCTCTCGGGCATCCATGACCCCAAG CTGCACCACCCCTCACAAGGCTTTCGCTTTGGCACCGTATGGGAGAGCAGCGCCGAGGAATACATCAAGAAGAGCTTCCCTGAAATGCACGGGCACATGTGGCGCTACAACGTCCCCACCACCCCCGATGGCGTCACCATGCTCAA GACAGAACCCCCCAAGCTCAATGCCTTCATCATGGATAAGTCCCTGCTGGACTACGAGGTGTCCATCGACTCCGACTGCAAGCTGCTCACCGTGGGGAAGCCTTTTGCTATTGAAG GCTACGGCATCGGCCTCCCGCAGCACTCACCGCTGACCTCCAAGCTGTCAGAGTTCATCAGCCGCTACAAATCAGCCGGATTCATGGACCTGCTGCACGACAAGTGGTACCGCATGGTGCCCTGCGGCAAGCGCGTCTTCGCTGTCACTGAG ACCCTGCAGATGGGGATTTACCATTTCTCGGGGCTGTTCGTGCTGCTGTGCATCGGGCTGGGCGGAGCGCTGCTCACCTCGTTGGGGGAACACGCTTTCTACCGCCTCATCCTGCCCCGCATCCGCCGCCAGAAGCGGTTCAGCTACTGGTTGCACACCAGCcag AAAATCCACCGCGCTCTCAACATGGgcacagaggagcagaggaggcCGAAGCTGAGCCTGGAGCGGAG GCAAAGCCCCCAGCAGAACCCAGCAGCCGGACGGAAGGAGACGCGCAGGGTGCGCTTCCAGCTGGACCCCACCGAGGGACCCCCAGAGCCTCCCAGCAATGGGTTGGTGCAGGGGGAGCGGGCAGGGGGTGAGAGcgagct